The genomic segment GATCGACCTGCACAGACACATGAGGGGCCACGCGGGGGGGCGGCCCTTCTGCTGCTCCGTCTGCGGCAAGGGCTTCCGTTCCCAGAGCGACTGCAACAGGCACCTCAttatccacacaggggagaaacccttcgcCTGTTCCGAGTGCGGCCGCTGCTTCGGGTTCCTGAGCAGCCTGCGGCGCCATTTCGCCCTCCACACGAGGAAGGAGCAGTTCTCCTGCGGTCACTGCGGCAAGTGCTTCGCGCTCCAGAGCCACCTGAACAACCACTTGAGGATCCACTCCGTCAGGAAACCGTACAGGCACGGTCCGACCCACGTGGGGGAAACGCTCTTCCCTTGCGCCCAGTGTGGGAAGGACTTTGGCTTTGAGAGCGACCTTCACCAACACCTTAGAACTCACGACGGAAATATAGCCTTCTCTTGCCCCGAATGTGGGAGGGGCTTCGAGTGCGAGGGCGACCTTAGCAGGCACCTACGAACGCACGAGGAGAAGAAGCCTCTTTCGTGTTCTCACTGCAGCAAGTACTTTCTGTGCCAGTCCGAACTCAAGAGGCATATTAGAATTCACAcgggagagaaaccattttcttgttccaAATGTGGGAGGAGCTTTGGGTTCCTGAGCAGCCTGCGCCGACACTGTAGAACTCACTTTAAAAAGGAAAAGTGAATTGAAATTGCCCTTTGAATAAGGAACTTGATGCCCTGCTAGACGTTGGTCGCTGAGTGCGGCACTGGAACAATGTGACGCCAACTGGCTTCAGTGAACATAGAGAGCCTAGAACAGCCTAGAACCCAATCCCATGTTTTGTGGAGAAGCCTCTCCtttagtcatgtgacacaagccTTTCTAGAATTTGAAAGCCATTCCCTCCGGGCACATTGCACAGTGCGTAGAATTATCACTCCTTTTCAAATGATTATTGTTACGTTTAGTTCTATTACTGACTGACTGAGGAGGGTCGGACGCTCCTTATAGTTTAGATCCTGTTGTCCTGTACAAGACTCCGGCCCCCCGTAGTGGCAAATGGCGACGTAGAACTGATCAATATCTATAGCAGAATACACACAATGTCACAGAACATTAaagaaatgattttctttttctaaaggTGGAAGGTTCTTTCCCTATCGCAGAGGAAAGATGCCCATGTCTGTTTCTAGTATTGGGGGTCTCGCAGGGTTAATGGCTGAAGGATTCGCACAGGAGAGGCGCCATTTTGTTTTCCAAATTGTAGGGAACGAGTCAGTACTCAAAGCCACATTCAGAAACCCTGTTACtgacattaaagggacagtaacaccaagaataaaaatgtatttatcctgcactggtacagctggtgtgtttgctacagaaaccctactatagtttatataaataccccgctgtgtagccccgggggcagccattcctgcaccggtacagctggggtgtttgctacagaaaccctactatagtttatataaataccccgctgtgtagccccggggggcagccattcctgcactggtacagctggggtgtttgctacagaaaccctactatagtttatataaataccccgctgtgtagccccgggggcagtcgttcctgcaccggtacagctggggtgtttgctacagaaaccctactatagtttatataaataccccgttgtgtagccccgggggcagccattcctgcaccggtacagctggggtgtttgctacagaaaccctactctactatagtttatataaataccccgctgtgtagccccgggggcagccgttcctgcaccggtacagctggggtgtttgctacagaaaccctactatagtttatataaataccccgctgtgtagccccgggggcaagccgttcctgcaccggtacagctggggtgtttgctacagaaaccctactatagtttatataaataccccgctgtgtagccccgggggcagccattcc from the Xenopus tropicalis strain Nigerian chromosome 5, UCB_Xtro_10.0, whole genome shotgun sequence genome contains:
- the LOC116410816 gene encoding oocyte zinc finger protein XlCOF8.4-like codes for the protein MGFHSSTYRTLVGGAAIGGKGSPPNTDISIDQHSPHCSPSDGSNGDAALWEENVDCNTDLRGTDSPAGIMGSSLSDCSPGVNCTLYTKVPPLQAEAQSFTCYECGKCFESQRDLFQHLRIHTGTKAFLCCECGVCFVHQIDLHRHMRGHAGGRPFCCSVCGKGFRSQSDCNRHLIIHTGEKPFACSECGRCFGFLSSLRRHFALHTRKEQFSCGHCGKCFALQSHLNNHLRIHSVRKPYRHGPTHVGETLFPCAQCGKDFGFESDLHQHLRTHDGNIAFSCPECGRGFECEGDLSRHLRTHEEKKPLSCSHCSKYFLCQSELKRHIRIHTGEKPFSCSKCGRSFGFLSSLRRHCRTHFKKEK